One Fusarium oxysporum f. sp. lycopersici 4287 chromosome 8, whole genome shotgun sequence genomic region harbors:
- a CDS encoding cytochrome P450 oxidoreductase: protein MADATWSAFQGTLTSMTARDWIVALTSAWLAFKVLQALYNVSPLHPLSKIPGPKLAAATYLPEFYYDVILVGRYTHAIKQMHEKYGPIVRINPNELHCADMSFSDEIYAVGGRKRDKPFHQVNGSAAGTGNAFGTPDHDLHRARRAPVAKFFSRAMIARLEQEVHDLAQTLCNKLLAENKDEKERKPFEIAHAYSCFTSDAISSYCFGEAFGLLSRNQWQPNYREATLAVLKPVFFFRFFPILVSSVKLGKYLVDYLPADTALLIRTLQIDIPSRVQKTKNDLDSGIVYDRPTIFADLLQSELDDSEKKQDRLVEEAVTIVNAGTETTSWALAVITYFLLSQPEILAKLQDELKQVVDDPCHLPSWTTLEHLPYLGAVINEGLRLSYGVSSRTARVPTTEDLVYRGEFNKKPMSLVLPRGYAIGMSAAIAHHDESVFPDSYAFVPERWIDGDNKIRKDLERSMIAFSKGSRGCLGKNLALCELYLSLAALVLRVMPYMRLYETTERDIRYDHDMFIPMTESGSKGVRVIIES from the exons ATGGCGGACGCTACTTGGTCAGCCTTTCAGGGCACTTTAACGTCAATGACAGCCCGAGACTGGATAGTGGCTTTGACATCGGCGTGGCTTGCATTTAAAGTTCTGCAGGCATTGTATAATGTCTCGCCTCTTCACCCGCTTAGCAAGATCCCTGGTCCGAAACTTGCCGCGGCAACATATCTGCCCGAATTCTACTACGATGTGATCCTCGTCGGTCGCTATACCCATGCTATCAAGCAGATGCACGAGAAATATG GTCCTATTGTCCGCATTAACCCCAATGAGCTGCACTGCGCTGATATGTCCTTCTCGGATGAGATCTACGCCGTCGGCGGTCGCAAGCGCGATAAGCCCTTCCACCAAGTGAATGGCTCAGCAGCCGGTACAGGAAACGCTTTTGGTACCCCTGATCACGATCTCCACCGCGCCAGACGTGCACCAGTAGCCAAGTTCTTCTCACGAGCCATGATTGCACGTCTCGAACAAGAAGTTCACGACCTGGCACAGACTCTCTGCAACAAGCTTTTGgctgagaacaaggatgaaAAAGAACGTAAACCGTTCGAAATCGCTCATGCATACAGTTGTTTCACATCTGATGCCATTTCAAGCTACTGCTTCGGTGAAGCTTTTGGATTATTATCTCGCAACCAGTGGCAGCCAAACTACCGTGAAGCTACTCTCGCGGTACTTAAGCCAGTCTTTTTCTTCCGCTTCTTTCCGATTCTTGTTTCTAGCGTGAAGCTGGGTAAATATCTTGTCGACTACTTACCAGCTGATACCGCGCTTCTCATTCGAACTCTACAAATCGATATTCCTTCGCGCGTTCAAAAGACGAAGAACGACTTGGATTCTGGTATTGTTTACGATCGACCGACTATTTTTGCAGATCTGCTTCAATCTGAGCTTGATGACagtgagaagaagcaagatcGTCTGGTTGAGGAGGCTGTCACTATCGTCAACGCTGGAACTGAGACGACGAGCTGGGCATTGGCTGTGATAACATACTTCCTCTTGTCACAGCCTGAAATTCTGGCCAAGCTACAAGATGAACTGAAGCAGGTTGTTGACGATCCATGCCATTTGCCTTCATGGACGACACTAGAGCACCTTCCATATCTTGGAGCTGTCATCAATGAGGGTCTACGTCTATCCTATGGTGTTTCGAGCCGCACAGCTCGCGTGccaacaacagaagacctTGTTTACAGGGGAGAATTTAACAAGAAGCCgatgagcttggtgttgCCTCGAGGTTATGCAATCGGTATGTCGGCGGCCATTGCACACCACGATGAGTCTGTTTTCCCTGACTCGTATGCGTTCGTGCCTGAACGATGGATCGATGGGGACAATAAGATCAGAAAAGACCTGGAGAGGTCAATGATTGCATTTTCAAAAGGCAGCCGTGGATGTCTTGGTAAAAA TCTCGCATTGTGCGAGTTGTACCTCTCTCTTGCAGCTTTGGTTTTGAGAGTGATGCCCTATATGCGTCTGTACGAGACGACGGAGCGGGATATTCGCTACGATCATGACATGTTCATTCCGATGACGGAGAGCGGAAGTAAGGGAGTCAGAGTAATTATTGAGAGCTAG
- a CDS encoding benzoate 4-monooxygenase encodes MAITELLISPWAPLALAVALVAWYILPWISNSNLRGIPAPFPAQFTNLWLLSTCRRGKRYEIVDQVHKKLGVLVRIAPNHVSVADADAINTIYGHGNGFLKADFYDTFVSIRRGLFNTRNRAEHSRKRKLVSHTFAPKSVLEFEPYIRQNLDIFINQWDRIASNKDADGYGSVDCLNWFNFLAFDIIADLAFGKPFGMLSTGADIAEVKASPTSPTIYAPAVEIMNRRGEVSATLGCLPQLKPYAKYFPDPFFSQGLQAVENLAGIAIARVSERLERGGDSTRKDLLARLMQGRDEKGEPLGRDELTAEALTQLIAGSDTTSNSSCALLYHVVRTPGVMQKLYEEISAVVPEDVAIPDYESVKHLPYLGYCINETLRIHSPSGIGLPREIPPNHKGVTLHGRYFGPGTILSVPTYTIHHSTEIWGPDADEFKPERWENLTDKQKTAFIPFSYGPRSCVGRNLAEMQMRLIATTWIKRYDVRLRQDIMETREGFLRKPMGLDVGLARR; translated from the exons ATGGCTATTACAGAACTCTTGATCTCCCCCTGGGCACCACTGGCCCTGGCCGTGGCTCTCGTAGCCTGGTACATCCTCCCATGGATCAGCAACTCCAATCTCCGCGGTATCCCCGCTCCTTTCCCGGCGCAGTTCACCAACCTTTGGTTACTATCTACATGTCGTCGTGGAAAGCGCTACGAGATTGTTGATCAGGTCCATAAGAAGCTGGGTGTTTTGGTTCGCATTGCGCCAAACCATGTTAGTgttgcagatgcagatgctATCAACACTATCTACGGTCATGGAAACGGTTTCTTGAAGGC TGACTTTTATGATACCTTTGTCTCTATTCGTCGGGGTCTCTTCAACACTCGCAACAGAGCTGAGCACTCTCGCAAGAGAAAGCTCGTGTCGCACACTTTTGCGCCCAAGTCTGTTTTGGAGTTTGAGCCTTATATCCGACAGAACCTCgatatcttcatcaaccagtGGGATCGTATTGCCAGCAACAAGGATGCTGATGGCTATGGAAGCGTTGACTGTCTGAACTGGT TCAACTTTCTTGCCTTCGACATCATCGCTGATCTCGCTTTTGGAAAGCCCTTCG GCATGCTCTCAACTGGTGCCGACATCGCTGAAGTCAAGGCCTCCCCCACCAGTCCCACCATCTACGCCCCAGCCGTCGAGATCATGAACCGCCGCGGCGAAGTCTCCGCAACTCTCGGCTGCCTCCCCCAACTCAAGCCCTACGCCAAGTATTTCCCCGACCCCTTTTTCAGCCAAGGTCTCCAAGCCGTCGAGAACCTCGCCGGTATCGCCATCGCCCGCGTCAGCGAGCGTCTCGAGCGCGGCGGTGATTCTACCCGCAAGGATCTACTGGCTCGTCTTATGCAGGGTCGCGATGAAAAGGGCGAACCTCTTGGTCGTGATGAACTCACCGCTGAAGCTCTTACGCAACTCATCGCTGGAAGTGATACTACTTCAAACTCTTCTTGTGCACTGCTGTATCATGTTGTTAGAACTCCTGGTGTCATGCAGAAGCTTTATGAGGAGATTTctgctgttgttcctgaggaCGTTGCCATTCCTGATTACGAATCCGTCAAGCATCTTCCCTACCTGGGATACTGCATCAACGAGACTCTGCGCATTCACTCCCCCTCTGGTATCGGTCTTCCCCGTGAGATCCCCCCTAACCACAAGGGCGTTACTCTCCACGGACGATACTTTGGCCCCGGTACTATTCTCAGCGTTCCCACTTATACGATTCACCACTCTACTGAAATCTGGGGTCCTGACGCTGATGAGTTCAAGCCTGAGCGTTGGGAGAACTTGACTGATAAGCAGAAGACTGCTTTCATCCCCTTCAGCTATGGGCCTAGATCTTGTGTTGGAAGGAATTTGGCTGAGATGCAGATGAGACTTATTGCTACTACTTGGATTAAGCGATATGATGTTCGCTTGAGACAGGATATTATGGAGACCAGGGAGGGATTCTTGAGGAAGCCCATGGGCTTGGATGTTGGATTGGCGCGACGATAA
- a CDS encoding hypothetical protein (At least one base has a quality score < 10) gives MSSYSQSYPDGPPPYSTLAAATSAPTFSVDSQPRILPIPTLEQPTLHPSEKPIAIPATSSKLGSPFLRAFPPILEDQYHLPREVFLRFLDDLNRAAVASPPVQILGMIVGNSVNAAATLSTYAISKSRSELCISTANKELFMPRGLKAEFAKLDAVARYAKIPILDGNGKIEKNSMVLGPCEDVSAQSSITVQQRRLQAFEPWIAPLELTPLPELYVPDNFVSKMHASTSERQRKKEEKKMTKDRAKAHEDWTEDSRKARKDYEKEMRKIEEEFAKTQRKHADEPRKLEKELKKLDKEREKCPKRV, from the exons ATGAGTTCTTACAGTCAATCATACCCTGATGGGCCTCCGCCATACTCAACCCTTGCTGCAGCAACTTCAGCACCAACTTTCTCTGTGGATAGCCAACCTCGTATTCTACCTATCCCAACACTTGAACAACCTACACTTCATCCATCAGAGAAGCCCATCGCTATCCCAGCAACAAGCTCCAAGCTCGGCTCTCCCTTCCTACGAGCCTTCCCACCTATCCTCGAAGACCAATACCATCTTCCTCGGGAAGTCTTCCTCAGATTTCTTGATGACCTCAACCGTGCGGCCGTCGCTAGTCCGCCAGTCCAGATACTGGGAATG ATCGTTGGTAATTCGGTTAATGCGGCAGCTACTCTTTCGACGTACGCCATCAGTAAATCTCGAAGTGAGCTTTGCATCAGTACCGCGAACAAGGAACTTTTTATGCCTAGAGGTCTCAAGGCTGAGTTTGCAAAGTTGGATGCAGTTGCTCGTTATGCCAAGATACCCATCTTGGatggcaatggcaagatcgagaagaatAGTATGGTTCTTGGACCATGCGAAGATGTTTCGGCTCAGTCTTCAATCACTGTGCAGCAACGCAGACTTCAGGCCTTTGAGCCATGGATTGCACCACTAGAGCTTACACCCTTACCTGAGTTATATGTACCGGATAACTTTGTAAGCAAAATGCATGCTTCAACAAGTGAGCGACAAcgaaagaaggaggaaaagaagatgaCCAAAGATAGAGCCAAGGCGCATGAGGATTGGACTGAAGATTCAAGAAAGGCTCGAAAAGACtatgagaaggagatgcgCAAGATAGAAGAGGAATTTGCGAAGACTCAAAGAAAACATGCAGATGAGCCCCGCAAGTTGGAgaaagagttgaagaagctggataaggaaagagaaaagtgTCCAAAAAGAGTATGA